The genome window tcgcaTGGCTTCGCAAGTAATATATAtattacgtaattgtttgaatATTGTTATTTAcctccaaacaaggacgtaatgtactattatgtACCTGTCTTGGACTTAGCGCTCATTCCAGGCTACAGAAAGCAAAGTTGCCTAATAATATCCATCGAAGGCAggtaaacagaaaatttccattttcatcccccggtaaaataaatttcctctgatctaaaatgaaaatttttcgacCCGACCAAATTTCATTTCCGAAGTTTGAAAGCTACCATCTGTCACCGATTATTTTGTTGATGCTGTCACATATAAATTTCCATAGCttcatttattcaataaacATCAGTTACATAGTCTCTATAGTTTTGTATACATTAGaaaatagacaaaaaaaaattgttggcaTGGGATACATGTATGGGCAATAACAGAGACGACGCCTCTGCTTACTAAAGAGGTTTTCTTTTAATATGCACAAATCAACGCCGTTTGGCTGGTTGGCAAGAAACaactgaaaatcaaaatggCGAGAAACGCTCAATCGATGTACAGATGTTCTGATCGAATCGTATATTTTGCAAgtgttcaaataaaattttaatagtGATTTTCGTGAGTGTACGTGCGATTAGTgttgataaatgaaaataagtcAAAATGACTGATCAAAGTTTCGTAAATTCCTGTGAAAATGGTATTTTAATTGGAAAGCAAAATGACGTCGTTTCATTGCAACAACCAATATTGGAAACTGAGGCGCTGCCCTCTGTGGAACAAACAGTAAACAACAAACCATTGTTAATTGAGGATACAGAAATGTGTGGCTCTGCTGTTGATGTGGTTAAATTTAAAGAACAAAGTGCTTCTACTAGCGTCGAAAATGATTGCAATTTGTTGAACAATGCCAAACCGAGAGGTAAACGTAGACGTCGTAAATCGAATCGGTCCAAACAAAAGAGCAATAACACACCgtacaaaaaatcaaattggaaatttcaaaTGCCACGGACTCGAGGCGAAGAGGAAAGATCTGGTCTCGTgccatacaatacaaacaaatttctgaTGGAAGAGCATATGCCAGAGGCGATATTGGGCCGTGTGTCACCGTCGGGTAGAACACGAAATTCCAGTTTTTCAGTTGACTCAGAAGACTATTTCAATGCATTGCCTGAAGATGAAGAAGCATTTTTGACCAAAGAATTTTCCAGCGTATATGAAACGGCTCGTGCGGAACGATTAGACGGAATGAGCAAAAATCAACTCATCAAGGAATATCTACAGTTGGAAGCCACTTATGATAAACTTTCAAAAACCTTGGGTGCTAGAGTGAGTTCAGACGTGGATGCTAAAGCCAAAGATTTCGAAAGTAAAAATGTGATTTGTCGTTTGGAAGAACGAGTAAAACAATTGACCGAAGAAAATTTAGGTAAGTGTTGAATCAGCCATACCATTGATTGTCCAGCTGCCAGTCGCTCAAACCAAAATTCTCGTTTTTATTTCAGAACTGCGTCGTCGAATGGCAGATATTAGAAATCGAGGACAACGATCACATTCGCATGGGAGCCATTACACGATTTCCAGTTCCAGTGAGGATAGTGAGAGTGACAGTACAACATCAAGCAGTAACACCAGCCGTTCTCGAAGCAGGTCGAATAGTTCAAGCGGTGTAGAAGTTATCGATATGTTAAATTGTAATAGTAACCACACACAAATGCCGTTGGAGTGATGGAGATGGATTCGTTAAGAGACTCGTTTTTGatttatgaaatataaaaGTGCATACAATTCATACAGTCGAGTGTGTTTTGCTATTCGAATTTCCATATTTGTGAACCGTTATTTGTTCCTTGTGGCAATCGACATTTGAAGTCTGGCAATACTCACAAATAGGACAGCAAGCAATAGTGCAGAGGAGATACTGGTAGAAAGTCATTTAAGAACCCAACTACCGTTATTGGGACAAACCTAACACTTTCTTGACTTGTGTAGTCAGAAGTCAGGATTTGGAGGCTGGTTACTGTAGGGAATTTACCAGAATTAATAAATCAACTTAATTATATCATTGCGACCAATCCTCAAGGTTACCCAAAGTTTGGTCCGATATTCTGCTAATTCATACTAACGAAGCAATTCAGTAGATTCCTtcagatttaaaattttgaacttttaTTTAAGTTACCTCATAGGAATACAATGCTCTG of Bradysia coprophila strain Holo2 chromosome X unlocalized genomic scaffold, BU_Bcop_v1 contig_26, whole genome shotgun sequence contains these proteins:
- the LOC119069242 gene encoding protein HEXIM1: MTDQSFVNSCENGILIGKQNDVVSLQQPILETEALPSVEQTVNNKPLLIEDTEMCGSAVDVVKFKEQSASTSVENDCNLLNNAKPRGKRRRRKSNRSKQKSNNTPYKKSNWKFQMPRTRGEEERSGLVPYNTNKFLMEEHMPEAILGRVSPSGRTRNSSFSVDSEDYFNALPEDEEAFLTKEFSSVYETARAERLDGMSKNQLIKEYLQLEATYDKLSKTLGARVSSDVDAKAKDFESKNVICRLEERVKQLTEENLELRRRMADIRNRGQRSHSHGSHYTISSSSEDSESDSTTSSSNTSRSRSRSNSSSGVEVIDMLNCNSNHTQMPLE